One part of the Oceanidesulfovibrio indonesiensis genome encodes these proteins:
- a CDS encoding LemA family protein: MDGPTLALALLAALLLALAFYTAYAYNRFVALRQRVENALSQIDIQLTRRHNLIPNLVATVQGYLSHERGLLEEVAHARAEASRLLVGLPGWDDAAGVIALGHAESALTASLSQFVGVVEAYPELKGAEHTGRLMEELVSAENRIAFARQHYNDSAMQYNAVCESFPALLVAGMLGFSKAAYLEFAERSVAAPLEVSRAVNA, encoded by the coding sequence ATGGACGGCCCCACACTCGCCCTGGCTCTGCTTGCAGCGCTGCTCCTCGCGCTGGCGTTCTACACCGCATACGCCTACAATCGCTTCGTGGCGCTGCGCCAGCGTGTGGAAAACGCGCTGTCGCAGATAGACATCCAGCTCACCCGGCGGCACAATCTCATTCCGAACCTCGTGGCCACGGTGCAAGGATATCTGAGCCACGAGCGCGGCCTGCTGGAAGAGGTGGCCCATGCCCGAGCCGAGGCCTCCCGCCTGCTTGTCGGCCTGCCCGGCTGGGATGACGCCGCCGGCGTCATCGCATTGGGACATGCGGAATCAGCGCTCACCGCTTCGCTGTCGCAATTCGTGGGCGTGGTGGAAGCGTACCCGGAGCTCAAGGGCGCGGAACACACCGGTCGGCTCATGGAAGAGCTCGTTTCGGCGGAAAACCGCATTGCCTTCGCCAGGCAACATTACAACGACTCCGCAATGCAGTACAATGCCGTGTGCGAGTCGTTCCCGGCCCTGCTCGTCGCCGGGATGCTCGGTTTCTCGAAAGCGGCCTATCTGGAGTTCGCCGAACGGTCCGTTGCGGCGCCGTTGGAAGTCTCCCGTGCCGTGAATGCCTGA
- a CDS encoding PilZ domain-containing protein has product MLLQCPSCRLNAHIPNRLEGKAVECPRCKTVGYAGRRPGGLANLKPLPEPAETATLDGYLDHIERELTGPFSEDLCGETPRDVAFYNLPGEPLYEDMLRMELAALVKKTASFSENRRPACEMEQVRRDTGLAAVNELIAAAEIGQNTAVTCAGIRNAGYAERRACPRMDAADIAIEIGNGGSRFALENISVSGAFVVGGQGGLHKGDRVRFRLVHVREETAHVSAGFLHDLGSMEARVVRADEAGAGLAFENLTGFGTRRLAGLVARLARQRNEANIPNMQEAQGF; this is encoded by the coding sequence ATGCTGCTGCAATGCCCCTCGTGTCGCTTGAACGCCCACATACCGAACCGTCTGGAAGGGAAGGCCGTGGAGTGCCCCCGTTGCAAAACCGTGGGCTACGCCGGCCGCCGACCCGGCGGGCTGGCGAACCTCAAGCCCCTGCCCGAACCGGCCGAAACCGCAACACTCGACGGCTATCTGGACCATATCGAAAGGGAGCTGACCGGCCCTTTTTCGGAGGATCTGTGTGGCGAGACGCCGCGTGACGTCGCGTTCTACAACCTGCCCGGAGAACCACTCTACGAGGACATGCTCCGGATGGAGCTGGCTGCGCTCGTCAAAAAAACGGCGTCATTTTCGGAGAACCGTCGCCCGGCATGCGAGATGGAACAGGTTCGACGCGACACCGGCCTTGCTGCGGTCAATGAACTCATCGCCGCTGCAGAAATCGGGCAGAATACAGCCGTAACGTGTGCCGGAATACGGAATGCCGGGTATGCCGAACGCCGGGCGTGTCCCCGCATGGATGCGGCTGACATTGCCATTGAGATCGGGAATGGCGGTAGTCGCTTCGCCCTCGAAAATATCAGTGTTTCCGGTGCGTTTGTTGTGGGTGGACAAGGCGGACTGCACAAGGGCGACCGAGTGCGGTTTCGACTGGTGCACGTTCGCGAGGAAACTGCGCACGTGTCGGCCGGATTTCTGCACGATCTGGGCTCCATGGAGGCTCGTGTCGTGCGCGCGGACGAGGCCGGCGCAGGGCTCGCCTTCGAGAACCTCACCGGCTTTGGGACCCGTCGTCTTGCCGGGCTGGTGGCCAGGCTGGCCAGGCAGCGTAACGAAGCGAATATCCCGAACATGCAGGAAGCGCAGGGCTTCTGA
- a CDS encoding ABC transporter ATP-binding protein, with translation MRLQMDISKRLHSRGRTFDLRSCFSTGDRHVVLFGPSGSGKSLTLQALAGLLTPDEGSIMVDGATFFDSSRKVDMPARKRQVGYVFQDYALFPHLTVRRNVAFGLKGLGRSLSSQQRDDVEEMLSLLGLAEIAGNLPSEISGGQRQRTALARALVTRPRLLLLDEPFSALDEPLRMAMRREVLRILEYFDMPLVLVTHDPADVALFGSTVVMSRDGEVQETVTLAQLEARGSSLQAALSAWFERSAATSPLRAELVNPPAPDA, from the coding sequence ATGCGCCTTCAGATGGACATATCAAAACGGCTGCACAGCCGCGGCCGGACCTTTGATCTGCGCAGCTGTTTTTCCACGGGCGACCGCCATGTTGTGTTGTTCGGACCATCCGGGTCGGGCAAATCGCTCACGCTGCAGGCCCTGGCCGGACTGCTGACGCCGGATGAAGGGTCTATCATGGTGGATGGCGCGACATTTTTCGATTCGTCCAGAAAAGTAGACATGCCGGCGCGAAAGCGCCAGGTCGGCTACGTATTCCAGGACTATGCGCTTTTCCCTCACCTGACCGTGCGCAGGAATGTGGCATTCGGTCTGAAAGGGCTGGGCAGGTCGCTGAGTTCGCAGCAGCGCGACGACGTCGAAGAAATGCTCTCCCTGCTGGGGCTGGCGGAGATAGCCGGCAACCTGCCGTCCGAGATATCCGGCGGCCAGCGCCAGCGTACCGCGCTGGCGCGGGCGCTGGTCACAAGGCCGCGACTGCTTCTGCTGGACGAGCCATTCTCCGCCCTGGACGAGCCGCTGCGCATGGCCATGCGGCGGGAGGTGCTGCGCATTCTTGAGTATTTCGACATGCCCCTGGTGCTGGTGACCCACGACCCGGCAGACGTGGCCCTGTTCGGCAGCACCGTGGTCATGTCCAGGGACGGCGAGGTGCAGGAGACCGTGACCCTGGCCCAGCTGGAAGCGCGTGGGTCGAGTCTCCAGGCGGCCTTGAGCGCGTGGTTCGAGAGATCTGCCGCTACATCTCCACTCCGGGCTGAGCTGGTAAACCCGCCTGCGCCGGATGCTTGA
- the amrS gene encoding AmmeMemoRadiSam system radical SAM enzyme — translation MQPALLWKKQDDDIVLCQLCSHFCRIPPGERGKCGVRVNREGELYTLVADRVAAANVDPIEKKPLYHFYPGTTSFSVGTMGCNLSCSFCQNYSLSFPPKQGRDVEGQKYSPIQIVDAAERSGAHSISYTYSEPTIFFELVLPTAKLAHERGLKNVLVSNGFMSPQCLDELGLHIDAANIDLKAFSEDFYEVYCGAKLAPVKNNLKRIAKSPWWLEITTLVIPGANDSRDELARLARFIADELGPEVPWHISRFHPTYKLTDRDSTPTETLEMAYDIGKKAGLLYVYVGNVPGHPGNNTYCPDCNAVAVHRQGFRIVKADLSKCASCGRPVHGVAMNALEDRYAG, via the coding sequence ATGCAACCCGCTCTTCTCTGGAAGAAACAGGATGACGACATCGTACTGTGCCAGCTGTGCAGCCATTTCTGCCGCATCCCCCCGGGCGAGCGCGGCAAATGCGGCGTCCGCGTGAACCGCGAAGGCGAGCTCTACACCCTGGTGGCGGATCGCGTGGCCGCGGCAAACGTGGACCCCATCGAGAAGAAGCCCCTGTATCACTTCTACCCCGGCACCACCAGCTTCTCCGTAGGCACCATGGGGTGCAACCTGTCCTGCTCCTTTTGCCAGAATTACTCGCTCTCCTTTCCGCCCAAGCAGGGACGCGACGTGGAGGGGCAAAAGTATTCCCCCATACAGATCGTGGACGCGGCTGAACGATCCGGTGCGCACTCCATATCCTACACGTATTCCGAACCCACTATTTTCTTTGAACTGGTGCTGCCTACGGCCAAACTGGCGCACGAACGGGGCCTGAAGAACGTGCTCGTGTCCAACGGCTTCATGAGTCCCCAGTGTCTGGACGAGCTGGGGCTGCACATCGACGCCGCCAACATCGACCTCAAGGCCTTTTCGGAAGATTTCTACGAGGTCTACTGCGGCGCCAAGCTGGCTCCGGTGAAGAACAACCTGAAGCGCATCGCCAAGAGTCCCTGGTGGCTGGAGATAACCACCCTGGTGATCCCCGGCGCCAACGACAGCCGCGATGAGCTCGCCAGGCTGGCCCGCTTCATCGCGGACGAACTCGGCCCGGAGGTGCCCTGGCACATCTCCCGCTTCCACCCCACGTACAAGCTCACGGACCGCGACTCCACGCCCACAGAAACGCTGGAGATGGCCTACGACATTGGCAAGAAGGCCGGCCTCCTGTATGTGTATGTGGGCAACGTGCCGGGGCATCCCGGCAACAACACCTATTGTCCGGATTGCAACGCCGTGGCTGTGCACCGCCAGGGCTTCCGCATCGTCAAGGCGGATCTTTCCAAATGCGCGTCGTGCGGCAGACCGGTGCACGGCGTGGCCATGAACGCTCTCGAGGACCGATACGCAGGATGA
- the tsaA gene encoding tRNA (N6-threonylcarbamoyladenosine(37)-N6)-methyltransferase TrmO, whose amino-acid sequence MAVALSPIGVIRSPHTTPQGMPIQPSGARGVRGSIELDPQYVEGLADIEGFSHIIVLYHFHASGEAKLTVTPYLDKTAHGVFATRAPSRPNPLGLSVVRLIGVEGPVLELEDVDILDGTPVLDIKPYVPAFDAPHGEIRAGWLEDKDDDAGAARADERFHADALPKANGSG is encoded by the coding sequence GTGGCAGTCGCACTCTCTCCCATCGGCGTCATCCGTTCGCCGCACACAACGCCGCAGGGTATGCCTATCCAGCCCAGCGGAGCGCGCGGCGTGCGGGGCTCCATCGAGCTCGATCCGCAATACGTAGAAGGGCTTGCCGATATCGAAGGGTTCTCCCATATCATCGTGCTGTATCACTTCCACGCCTCCGGCGAAGCCAAACTCACGGTCACGCCGTATCTGGACAAGACCGCGCACGGCGTGTTCGCCACACGCGCGCCGTCCAGGCCCAACCCGCTGGGGCTGTCCGTGGTCAGGCTGATCGGAGTCGAAGGCCCGGTGTTGGAACTGGAGGACGTGGACATCCTTGATGGCACGCCCGTGCTGGACATCAAACCCTACGTGCCGGCGTTCGACGCCCCGCATGGCGAAATCCGCGCGGGATGGCTGGAAGACAAGGACGACGATGCCGGGGCGGCGCGTGCGGACGAGCGATTCCATGCCGACGCCCTGCCGAAAGCGAACGGGAGCGGGTGA
- a CDS encoding YajQ family cyclic di-GMP-binding protein yields MPSMDVVSKVDLQEVDNAVNNTAKEIATRYDFRGVETTVELNRKDKKVVLETGDDMKLKALKDMLIAHLVRRSVEPKSLEFKEPEGISGGRLRQEAVIQEGIEKEKAQAIVKAIKATKLKVQPAIQDDQVRVTGKKIDDLQEVIQLLNQKDFGLPLQYVNMKR; encoded by the coding sequence ATGCCCTCCATGGATGTTGTCAGCAAGGTCGATTTGCAGGAAGTGGACAACGCCGTGAACAACACGGCCAAGGAAATCGCCACACGGTATGATTTCCGCGGCGTGGAGACCACGGTGGAACTGAACCGCAAGGACAAGAAGGTCGTTCTGGAAACCGGCGACGACATGAAGCTGAAGGCCCTGAAGGATATGCTCATCGCGCATCTCGTTCGCCGCTCTGTGGAGCCCAAAAGCCTGGAGTTCAAAGAACCGGAAGGAATCTCCGGCGGCCGCCTGAGGCAGGAAGCCGTCATCCAGGAAGGCATTGAGAAGGAGAAAGCCCAGGCCATCGTCAAGGCCATCAAGGCCACCAAACTCAAGGTCCAGCCAGCGATACAGGACGACCAGGTCCGCGTGACCGGCAAGAAGATCGACGATTTGCAGGAAGTCATCCAGCTGCTCAACCAGAAAGACTTCGGCCTGCCCTTGCAGTATGTGAACATGAAGCGCTAA
- a CDS encoding radical SAM protein produces MAAKHIRPQLVFADEDGNIYDHPDLLMLCRRGEEFTLPRPDELTPLPDESRLYLLPGRHALGLDPEGGMEATDETAVAAFVCPGYTVTGIAAWAYGEDDAPAPPLPMFSYASVGYANGRFYVAAKQVDTDRRQIFSGIRDSRITQGAQALIKKFPRNRLVRHLAGCALETCCPAARNLALGRFEAPLPTSRRCNARCIGCISLQAEDSGFPATQDRLDFTPTADEIFEVMSHHDTRAKKPIHSFGQGCEGEPLTEADTIAEAVRRYREAGGVGTVNVNTNASLPDAVDTLAQAGIDSIRVSLNSVRPALYSAYYRPRGYTLDDVKESIARARAHGLFISLNFLFFPGVSDTEDEFEALGDLVERHRVDFIQMRNLNLDPELYVGVAHEALAESGGLGPSMGFINFRKRLKKRCPWLEFGYFNPDVRNRAKPAESEKNDA; encoded by the coding sequence ATGGCTGCCAAACACATACGCCCCCAGCTCGTTTTCGCGGACGAGGACGGCAACATCTACGACCATCCCGATCTGCTCATGCTCTGCCGCCGCGGCGAGGAGTTCACTCTACCCCGTCCGGACGAGTTGACCCCTCTGCCGGACGAGAGCCGGCTGTATCTCCTGCCCGGCCGGCATGCATTGGGCCTGGATCCCGAAGGCGGCATGGAGGCCACGGACGAAACCGCCGTGGCCGCGTTCGTCTGTCCCGGCTATACCGTCACGGGCATTGCCGCCTGGGCTTACGGCGAAGACGACGCACCGGCACCGCCGCTGCCCATGTTCTCGTACGCCTCCGTGGGCTACGCCAACGGCCGGTTTTACGTGGCCGCCAAGCAGGTGGACACTGACCGCCGGCAGATATTCTCCGGCATCCGGGACAGCCGCATCACCCAGGGCGCGCAGGCGCTCATCAAAAAGTTTCCCAGGAACCGGCTGGTGCGCCACCTGGCGGGCTGCGCGCTGGAAACCTGCTGCCCGGCCGCGCGGAACCTCGCCCTGGGCCGCTTCGAGGCGCCTCTGCCCACGTCGCGACGGTGCAACGCCCGCTGCATCGGCTGCATCTCCCTGCAGGCCGAAGACTCAGGCTTTCCGGCAACGCAGGATCGACTGGACTTCACCCCCACGGCGGACGAGATATTCGAGGTCATGTCCCATCACGACACCCGCGCCAAAAAGCCCATACACTCCTTCGGCCAGGGCTGCGAAGGCGAGCCGCTCACCGAGGCGGACACCATAGCCGAGGCCGTGCGCCGCTACCGCGAGGCCGGCGGCGTGGGCACGGTGAACGTGAATACGAACGCCAGCCTCCCGGACGCCGTGGATACGCTGGCCCAGGCCGGCATCGACTCCATCCGCGTGAGCCTGAACAGCGTGCGGCCTGCCCTGTACAGCGCGTATTACCGTCCCAGAGGTTATACCCTGGACGACGTGAAGGAATCCATAGCCCGGGCGCGTGCGCACGGCCTGTTCATCTCCCTGAACTTTCTGTTTTTCCCGGGTGTGAGCGATACCGAAGACGAATTCGAGGCGCTTGGTGACCTGGTGGAGCGCCACCGCGTGGACTTCATCCAGATGCGCAACCTGAACCTTGACCCCGAACTCTACGTGGGCGTGGCGCACGAGGCCCTGGCCGAAAGCGGCGGGCTCGGCCCCAGCATGGGGTTCATCAATTTCCGCAAGCGTTTGAAGAAGCGTTGCCCCTGGCTGGAGTTCGGATATTTCAACCCGGATGTGCGCAACCGCGCGAAACCGGCCGAATCGGAGAAGAACGACGCCTAG
- the purM gene encoding phosphoribosylformylglycinamidine cyclo-ligase — protein MPERAQSYAEAGVSLERAESLVSRIKSLVASTHTKGVVSDIGGFGGLFRPDLNEYKNPMLVASTDGVGTKLRLAFAFDHHATVGVDLVAMSVNDVLVQGAHPLFFLDYFATGKLDVDVAEAVIAGVAAGCKEANCALLGGESAEMPDMYPDGEYDLAGFCVGMVDDSNIVDGTTIRVGDAVIGLASTGLHSNGYSLVRKVFEQSGASQSDIFPGEKASFDEVLMRPTAIYVRPILNLLRDFEIKGMAHITGGGFYENIPRVLPRGVQVRLGFGSWDIPPVFTWLKETGDIPWQEMLNIFNCGVGYVCIVDKDSQSDVLDRLEALGQKAYLLGTVEKRADDDSPQVVVDNMPL, from the coding sequence ATGCCGGAACGCGCTCAATCATATGCCGAAGCAGGCGTGAGCCTGGAACGCGCGGAATCCCTCGTTTCACGTATCAAGTCTCTCGTCGCATCCACCCATACCAAAGGCGTCGTCTCGGACATAGGCGGCTTCGGCGGTCTGTTTCGTCCGGACCTCAACGAATACAAGAACCCCATGCTCGTGGCCTCCACGGACGGCGTGGGCACCAAACTCCGCCTCGCCTTCGCCTTCGACCACCATGCCACCGTCGGCGTCGATCTGGTGGCCATGAGCGTGAACGACGTGCTTGTGCAGGGGGCGCATCCATTGTTCTTTCTGGACTATTTCGCCACAGGCAAGCTCGACGTGGATGTCGCCGAAGCGGTCATAGCCGGCGTGGCGGCCGGGTGCAAAGAGGCGAACTGCGCCCTGCTGGGCGGCGAGAGCGCGGAAATGCCGGACATGTATCCGGACGGCGAGTACGACCTGGCAGGCTTCTGCGTAGGCATGGTGGACGACTCCAACATCGTGGACGGCACCACCATACGCGTGGGCGACGCCGTCATCGGCCTGGCGTCCACCGGCCTGCATTCCAACGGCTACTCTCTGGTGCGCAAGGTGTTCGAGCAGTCCGGGGCCAGCCAGAGCGACATCTTTCCCGGCGAGAAAGCGAGCTTTGACGAAGTGCTCATGCGGCCCACGGCCATTTATGTGCGGCCCATCCTCAACCTGCTGCGCGACTTCGAGATCAAAGGCATGGCCCATATCACGGGCGGCGGGTTCTACGAGAACATTCCGCGGGTGCTGCCCCGTGGCGTGCAGGTCCGCCTCGGTTTCGGCTCCTGGGACATCCCGCCGGTATTCACCTGGCTCAAAGAAACGGGAGACATCCCCTGGCAGGAAATGCTCAATATCTTCAACTGCGGAGTCGGCTACGTCTGCATCGTGGACAAGGATTCCCAGAGCGATGTGCTGGACCGCCTGGAAGCATTGGGCCAGAAAGCGTATCTGCTGGGCACGGTGGAAAAGCGCGCCGACGATGATTCTCCGCAGGTAGTGGTGGACAACATGCCTCTTTGA
- a CDS encoding cob(I)yrinic acid a,c-diamide adenosyltransferase, translated as MIIVYTGEGKGKTTAAVGQAVRGIGGGLAVAFGQFLKRPGAAGEQRFLEVELGDDFLAGGLGFYRNPDTYDKHRAAALAVLEWAEARLLPPTPEQEGTGMARRRPVDLLVLDEILYALGSELVTREEVERLIGHSGTIVEKRANPPHIVLTGRGLPPWLAERADLVTEMRDIKHPAQAGLPAQPGVEM; from the coding sequence ATGATCATAGTCTACACCGGAGAAGGCAAGGGCAAGACCACGGCCGCCGTGGGCCAGGCGGTTCGCGGCATCGGCGGGGGCCTCGCCGTGGCGTTCGGCCAGTTCCTCAAGCGGCCGGGCGCTGCCGGGGAGCAACGTTTTCTGGAGGTCGAGCTGGGGGATGATTTCCTGGCCGGCGGACTGGGCTTCTACCGCAACCCCGACACATACGACAAACACCGCGCCGCGGCGCTGGCCGTGCTGGAATGGGCCGAAGCGCGTCTCCTGCCGCCCACGCCGGAACAGGAAGGCACCGGCATGGCACGGCGCCGGCCCGTGGACCTGCTGGTGCTCGATGAAATCCTCTACGCTCTCGGATCGGAACTGGTAACGCGCGAAGAAGTGGAACGGCTCATCGGCCACTCAGGCACGATCGTGGAAAAACGCGCCAACCCGCCACACATCGTGCTCACAGGCCGGGGCCTGCCGCCCTGGCTGGCCGAACGCGCCGATCTCGTCACCGAAATGCGCGATATCAAGCATCCGGCGCAGGCGGGTTTACCAGCTCAGCCCGGAGTGGAGATGTAG
- a CDS encoding M48 family metallopeptidase translates to MSKAMDFFARQEQARRNTGSLVFYFVIAGFGIVAMVCLIVAAAIAIISGFLPNDGQYWIVRDFNKIMAVTAFVTGTVTLGLSLARINELRRGGGDSLASMLGGTLIPVDTTDPTYRKILNVTEETAIAAGIPSPPVYILGHEEGINAFAAGYRPQTAVIGVTKGAAELLDRDELQGVIAHELSHVLYGDMRLNIRLIGLIHGVTVMGVFGRRIFLRSLGYGGLVSRRVRDGRSFFPGVLGGLALMVVGAAGTFIGSLLKASICRQREYLADASAVQFTRNPSAIIGALKKMGGWSIGSQLESSRAEEASHLFIGQARSTIFRRLFATHPTLEQRIRRLDPAWDGAFPVVDEETRRSLAMASRREVPGLLALGAHVQPQADSSETGERCGGDGSEPEAVSREVGSLEAACLDYARTLMASLPPWLLQTTRNPEHARSLVFALLLSSDDAVRARQLDGLLLLTDIRCHDQVVEFFEAGDIHVPALRQLLLDMAVPALRRMPRETYAVFKEAVTMLINADRRVDLTEWMIHRVLIRRIAPFFDANRDVPMKVVGFAPVIRYVEVLLSCLAHLGRRIEDPDKRRAATQHSFDKGLELLDISGIQLLPHEDCTLVALDSALNKLELLTPPWKKQLLEASAAVIMADGIVAVRQGIVLRGVAEGLDLPMPPLLPGQTVHTTI, encoded by the coding sequence ATGTCGAAGGCCATGGATTTCTTTGCCCGTCAGGAACAGGCCCGGCGCAACACCGGAAGCCTGGTGTTCTATTTCGTCATCGCCGGATTCGGCATCGTGGCCATGGTCTGCCTCATCGTGGCCGCGGCCATCGCGATCATCTCCGGCTTTCTCCCAAATGACGGACAGTACTGGATAGTTCGCGACTTCAACAAGATCATGGCGGTCACCGCATTTGTTACCGGCACGGTCACTCTCGGCCTCTCCCTGGCCAGAATCAACGAGTTGCGCCGCGGCGGGGGCGACTCCCTGGCCAGCATGCTTGGCGGCACGCTCATTCCCGTTGACACCACCGATCCCACGTATCGCAAAATCCTCAACGTGACGGAGGAGACGGCCATAGCCGCCGGCATCCCCTCTCCGCCCGTCTACATTCTTGGACACGAGGAAGGCATCAACGCTTTTGCCGCCGGGTACAGACCGCAAACCGCCGTCATCGGCGTGACCAAGGGCGCGGCGGAATTGCTGGATCGCGATGAACTGCAAGGCGTCATCGCCCACGAACTGTCCCACGTGCTCTACGGCGACATGCGCCTGAACATCCGGCTCATCGGGCTGATCCACGGCGTCACCGTCATGGGCGTTTTCGGCCGCCGCATCTTCCTGCGCTCGTTGGGGTACGGCGGCCTCGTTTCACGCAGGGTGCGCGACGGCCGGTCCTTTTTTCCCGGTGTGCTGGGCGGCCTCGCGCTCATGGTCGTGGGCGCCGCCGGCACGTTCATCGGCAGCCTGCTCAAAGCCTCCATCTGCCGTCAGCGTGAATACCTTGCGGACGCCTCGGCCGTGCAATTCACCCGCAATCCGTCCGCCATCATCGGCGCGCTCAAAAAAATGGGCGGATGGTCCATCGGCTCCCAACTGGAAAGCAGCCGGGCCGAGGAGGCGAGCCACCTCTTTATCGGTCAGGCCCGTAGCACCATTTTCCGCCGGCTGTTCGCCACGCATCCCACCCTGGAGCAACGCATCCGCCGGCTGGACCCTGCCTGGGACGGCGCTTTCCCAGTGGTGGACGAAGAAACCAGACGGTCGCTGGCCATGGCCAGCAGGCGGGAGGTTCCTGGCCTGCTCGCCCTCGGCGCGCACGTTCAGCCTCAAGCCGATTCTTCTGAAACCGGCGAACGCTGCGGCGGCGACGGCTCGGAACCCGAGGCCGTTTCCCGCGAGGTGGGCTCTCTGGAAGCGGCCTGTCTGGACTACGCCCGCACGCTGATGGCCAGTCTGCCTCCGTGGCTCCTCCAGACGACTCGCAATCCGGAGCACGCCCGCAGCCTGGTGTTCGCACTGCTTCTTTCCTCGGACGATGCCGTCCGCGCACGCCAGTTGGACGGACTGCTGCTGCTCACGGACATCCGCTGCCACGATCAGGTCGTGGAATTCTTTGAAGCCGGGGATATCCACGTTCCGGCGCTGCGCCAGCTCCTGCTGGATATGGCCGTTCCGGCGCTGCGCCGCATGCCGCGTGAGACCTACGCCGTGTTCAAGGAAGCGGTCACCATGCTCATCAACGCGGATCGGCGCGTGGACCTCACGGAATGGATGATCCACCGCGTTCTCATCAGACGCATCGCGCCGTTCTTCGACGCCAATAGGGATGTGCCGATGAAGGTGGTGGGATTCGCGCCGGTCATCCGCTATGTGGAGGTCCTGCTGTCCTGCCTCGCGCACCTGGGCCGTCGCATCGAGGACCCGGACAAACGCCGCGCCGCCACTCAACACTCCTTTGACAAGGGGTTGGAGCTCCTGGACATTTCCGGCATACAACTACTGCCCCATGAAGACTGCACCCTCGTCGCGCTGGACAGCGCCCTCAACAAGCTTGAGCTTCTGACGCCGCCATGGAAAAAGCAGTTGCTGGAAGCGTCGGCTGCCGTCATCATGGCCGACGGCATCGTTGCGGTGCGGCAGGGAATCGTGCTGCGCGGGGTGGCGGAAGGCCTTGACCTTCCCATGCCCCCCCTGCTACCCGGACAAACTGTTCATACAACTATCTGA